The Streptomyces sp. Je 1-332 genome has a window encoding:
- a CDS encoding DUF692 domain-containing protein, with protein MKHLGTGIGWRPEIADAVEQMPGIDWVEAVAENLCPGHVPDSLLRLRERGVTVVPHGVSLGLGGADRPDETRLAALAERAQALGSPLVTEHIAFVRAGGPLTASQPLEAGHLLPVPRTRDALDVLCENVRVAQDALPVPLAVENIAALISWPGEEMTEGQFLYELVERTGVRLLIDVANLHTNHVNRGEDPSKALDELPVEAIAYVHVAGGFERDGVWHDSHAHPVPEPVLAILSDLAARVNPPGVLLERDENFPAPGELERELDAIRETVRTKAPASGEGASGTAPATGEAAAVPDATRQRLALAQTALLSALVAGTPAPEGFDRARLAVQSRALTGKRADVVAKVAPELPEILGGSYRADFFAYAQARPMTGGYRRDALDFAERLLLSGQPEDAQARGRLTRWWLERSGPAPLDAGPVARWLRAARFALRRG; from the coding sequence ATGAAGCATTTGGGGACCGGAATAGGGTGGCGTCCGGAGATCGCGGACGCCGTGGAACAGATGCCCGGCATCGACTGGGTCGAGGCTGTCGCGGAGAACCTGTGCCCCGGGCACGTCCCCGACTCCCTCCTGCGGCTGCGCGAGCGCGGCGTCACGGTGGTGCCGCACGGCGTCTCGCTCGGCCTCGGCGGGGCCGACCGCCCCGACGAGACGCGCCTCGCCGCGCTCGCCGAGCGCGCGCAGGCACTGGGCTCGCCCCTGGTCACCGAGCACATCGCGTTCGTACGCGCCGGGGGCCCGCTGACGGCTTCGCAGCCGCTGGAGGCGGGCCACCTGCTGCCGGTGCCGCGCACCCGTGACGCCCTCGACGTGCTGTGCGAGAACGTACGCGTCGCGCAGGACGCGCTGCCGGTGCCGCTCGCCGTGGAGAACATCGCGGCGCTCATCTCCTGGCCCGGCGAGGAGATGACGGAGGGACAGTTCCTCTACGAGCTCGTCGAGCGCACGGGCGTACGCCTCCTCATCGATGTCGCGAACCTCCACACCAACCACGTCAACCGCGGCGAGGACCCGTCGAAGGCCCTGGACGAGCTGCCGGTCGAGGCCATCGCGTACGTGCACGTCGCCGGCGGTTTCGAGCGGGACGGCGTCTGGCACGACAGCCACGCGCACCCGGTGCCCGAGCCGGTCCTCGCGATCCTCTCGGACCTGGCCGCACGGGTGAACCCGCCGGGTGTCCTGCTGGAGCGGGACGAGAACTTTCCGGCGCCGGGGGAGCTGGAGCGGGAGCTCGACGCGATACGGGAGACCGTGCGCACGAAGGCGCCTGCTTCCGGAGAGGGCGCTTCCGGCACAGCCCCGGCGACCGGTGAAGCTGCCGCAGTGCCCGACGCCACCCGCCAGCGTCTCGCCCTCGCGCAGACCGCGCTCCTGTCCGCCCTGGTGGCCGGGACGCCCGCGCCCGAAGGGTTCGACCGGGCCCGGCTTGCCGTGCAGAGCCGGGCGTTGACCGGCAAGCGGGCGGACGTCGTGGCGAAGGTGGCGCCCGAGCTGCCGGAGATTCTCGGCGGGAGTTATCGCGCGGACTTCTTCGCGTACGCCCAGGCCCGGCCGATGACCGGCGGCTACCGGCGTGACGCGCTGGACTTCGCCGAGCGGCTGCTCCTGTCCGGGCAGCCCGAGGACGCTCAGGCGCGCGGCAGGCTGACGCGGTGGTGGCTCGAACGGTCCGGGCCCGCGCCGCTGGACGCGGGGCCGGTCGCACGG
- a CDS encoding DUF4142 domain-containing protein, translating to MRRINGTALIIAALVVTLGALAFPMWSYADRSGTGPANLAAGSVATQWGPLSAADRDLLVKVRLAGLWEIPAGQQAVERAPTEAIKEAGDHLIVGHTDLDKRARSVAAQLGVELPNQPTAEQQGWLQELTEASGETYQRKFANLLRVSHGKVFSAIADVRDSTRNTLIRQLATDSNQTVLDHITMLEATGLVDFDDIANGGAATATASPSGPPPPSGVPPVPPAAGPTGDVSTTSRPSPPPPGEVNTNRPEPQM from the coding sequence CGTTCCCCATGTGGTCCTACGCCGACCGCTCGGGCACGGGGCCCGCCAATCTGGCCGCCGGGTCCGTGGCCACGCAATGGGGTCCGCTCTCCGCCGCCGACCGCGATCTGCTGGTGAAGGTGCGGCTCGCCGGCCTGTGGGAGATACCCGCAGGTCAGCAGGCCGTCGAGCGGGCGCCGACCGAGGCGATCAAGGAGGCCGGTGACCATCTGATCGTCGGCCACACGGACCTCGACAAGCGGGCACGTTCGGTCGCGGCGCAGCTCGGCGTGGAGCTGCCCAACCAGCCCACCGCCGAACAGCAGGGCTGGCTGCAGGAGTTGACCGAGGCCAGCGGCGAGACGTACCAGCGGAAGTTCGCGAACCTGCTGCGCGTCTCGCACGGCAAGGTGTTCAGCGCGATCGCCGATGTGCGTGACAGCACCCGCAACACCCTGATCCGGCAGCTGGCCACCGATTCCAACCAGACGGTCCTCGACCACATCACGATGCTGGAGGCCACCGGCCTCGTCGACTTCGACGACATCGCGAACGGCGGCGCCGCTACCGCGACGGCAAGCCCCAGCGGTCCTCCCCCGCCCTCCGGCGTCCCCCCGGTGCCCCCGGCGGCCGGCCCGACCGGCGATGTGTCCACCACGTCACGGCCTTCGCCCCCGCCGCCCGGCGAAGTCAACACGAACCGGCCGGAACCTCAAATGTAG